The stretch of DNA GCGATCGCCCAGGATCAGATTGAGCGCGCCGACCAGGATCGACTTGCCGGCGCCGGTCTCGCCCGAGAGCACCGTCATGCCCGGCCCGAATTCCACGGCCAGGCGGTCGATGATGGCGAAATTGCGGATCGTGATCTCTGCGAGCATGAATCAGGCCAGCTGCTGGCCGCGGCCCCACTGGAGCTTGTTGCGCAGTATGTTGAAGTAATCATAGCCCGGCGGGTGGATCAGCTGCAGGTTGTGCGGCGCCCGTTCGATATGCACGCGATCACCGCCCGACAGGGCCTGGGTGACCTGGCCGTCGCTGGTGAACAGCGCCGAGCCATCGAGATTGTTGGCCACGTGCACTTCGATGCGGTGGTCGGCATCCACGATCAGCGGCCGGTCGGACAGGGTATGCGGACAGATCGGTACCAGCGCCAGCGCGTTCAGCCCGGGGTGGAGCACCGGGCCGCCGCCGGACAGGGCATAGGCTGTCGAACCGGTAGGCGTGGCCACCACCATGCCGTCGGCCCGATGATGGCTGATGAAGACGCCGTTCATGTAGGTGTCGAAATCCAGCACCCGGGCAAAGGCCTGGTTGCGGATTACGCACTCATTGATCGCATCAAAGGCGTCCTTTTCGAACTGGCCGCTGGCGCGTTCGATTCGGGCAGACAACATCAGCCTCGATTCGGCGATATACCGGCCGGCGAAGACGTCATCGAGCGTGGCTCGCATATCGCGAGGCAGCACGTCGACCATGAAACCCAGGCGCCCGAGGTTGACCCCGAGCAGCGGCGTGCCGGTGGCGGCCACGAGGCGACCGGCATCGAGCAACGTGCCATCGCCGCCGACCACCACCACGAGATCGCAGCGCTGGCCGAGCGAAATGCGCGGGCAGCGGTCGATGCCGTCGGCAATATCCTCGTGGCTGTCGTCGACGAGCACGGTCTTGCCTCGGCCGAGCAGGTCGTCCACCAGGGCATGCAACGTCGTGCGCACGCTGTCGCCGTCCTTCTTGGCAAGAATGCCGATGGTTTCGAACTCGTGCGCCATGGCCCGTCTGTCTCTCGCGACTCCAACGCACAAGCATTCACGCCTTGGCCGATAATTTCAACGCGCGCGACGATATCGCTTGAAATGACGACAGCCAGCCCAATCATGCTCGCCAACGGGACAGTCGAACACGGGTTGCGACTGTCCAGGTCATTCAAGCGGGGATTTGCCAATGAGCCAACAAGACACGCCCAAGACGCCGCATGGCGAACAGGACTCGGCCGCGGAAAATGCGCCGCAGCCGGATATCGAGGCCGTTCAGGACGGCACCGAGGATTATGTCGATGCCGGCGGCGCGAGCGCCGATAGCCTGGCCGAGACCGAAGAGCTACAGGCCGAGCTCGACCAGGCGCGCGCCGAAGCTGCCCAGTACCGCGACCAGGCGGTGCGCGCAGCGGCCGAGATGGAGAACGTGCGCAAGCGCGCCGCGCGCGATGTCGAGTCCGCCCGCAAGTTTGCGCTCGAGAAATTCGCAGCCGATCTGCTGGGTGTGCGCGACAGCCTGGAGCTGGGTCAGCAGGCCGCCGAAGAACACAGCGGCGACTTCGACAAGCTCAAGGAGGGTATGGACATGACCGCGCGCATGCTGGCGACCAGCATGGAGAAGGCGGGCATCGAGCCGATCGACCCCCAGGGCGAGTCGTTCGATCCGGAGTTTCATGAAGCCGTGTCGACCCAGCCGACCGACGACATGGCGCCCAACACGGTCGCTGCGGTCATGCAGAAGGGTTACACGCTCAATGGACGTGTGCTGCGCGCGGCCATGGTCGTGGTCGCAAAGCCGGCCGAAAAAGGCTGACCACGGTCGTCTAACTCGCCGCGGCGCTTGAAAAGGCAACGGCCGCGCCCCAAATCGAAGAGCAAGTCAAGTTTTGCAAGACGCCGTTTATACGGCGCACAGTCAGAGGGACTAGAACATGGGTAAGATTATTGGTATCGACCTCGGCACCACGAACTCGTGTGTGGCCATTCTCGAGGGCGATCAGCCGAAGGTGATCGAGAATGCCGAAGGTGAACGCACCACGCCCAGCGTGGTCGCGTTCACGGACGACGATCAGACGCTGGTCGGTCGTCCGGCCAAGCGCCAGGCGGTGACCAATCCGACCGATACGCTGTACGCGATCAAGCGACTGATCGGCCGCACGTTCGACGATCCGACGACCCAGCGTGATATCGAGACGGTGCCCTACAAGATCGTCAAGTCCGATAACGGCGATGCCTGGGTCGAAGCGGGCGGCAAGAAGATGGCGCCGCCGGAAATCTCGGCCAAGGTGCTGCAGAAGATGAAGTCCACCGCCGAGGACTATCTCGGTGAAAAGGTGACCGAGGCGGTCATTACCGTGCCGGCCTACTTCAACGATGCCCAGCGTCAGGCCACCAAGGACGCCGGCCGCATCGCAGGCCTGGACGTCAAGCGCATCATCAACGAGCCGACCGCGGCCGCCCTTGCCTACGGCATGGACAAGAAAGGCGGCGACAAGAAGATCGCGGTCTATGATCTGGGTGGCGGTACCTTCGATATCTCCATCATCGAAGTGGCCGAAGTCGACGGCGAGCATCAGTTCGAGGTGCATGCCACCAATGGCGACACCTTCCTCGGCGGCGAGGACTTCGACAACAAGATCATCGAGCACATCGCAGCCGAGTTCGAAAAAGAGCAGGGCGTGGATCTGCGCAAGGACAAGCTGGCCCTGCAGCGGCTCAAGGAAGCGGCCGAGAAGGCCAAGATCGAGCTGTCCTCCACGCAGCAGACCGAGATCAACCTGCCGTACGTCACGGCTGACCAGTCGGGCCCGAAGCATCTCAACATGAAGATGACCCGCGCCAAGCTGGAAAGCCTGGTCGAGGATCTGGTCGCGCGCACGATCGATCCGTGCCGGACTGCGCTCAAGGACGCGGGCATGAAGGCCTCGGACATCGATGACGTGATCCTGGTCGGCGGCCAGACCCGCATGCCGGCCGTACAGGAAGCGGTCAAGAGCTTCTTCGGCAAGGATGCCCGCAAGGACGTCAACCCGGATGAGGCCGTGGCCGTGGGTGCCGCGATTCAGGGTTCGGTCCTGTCGGGCGACACCAAGGACGTGCTGCTGCTGGACGTCACGCCGCTGTCGCTGGGTATCGAAACCCTGGGCGGCAAGATGACCAAGCTCATCGATAAGAACACGACGATCCCGACCCGCAAGTCGGAGACCTTCTCGACCGCCGAGGACAACCAGCCGGCCGTGACCGTGCATGTTCTTCAGGGCGAGCGCGAGCAGGCGTCTGCCAACAAGTCGCTGGGCCGGTTCGACCTGTCGGATATTCCGCCGGCACCGCGCGGCACGCCGCAGATCGAGGTCACCTTCGATATCGACGCCAACGGCATCCTGAACGTCTCGGCCAAGGACAAGGCCACCGGCAAGGAACAGTCGATCGTGATCAAGGCCTCCTCCGGTCTGTCGGACGACGAGATCGATCAGATGGTCAAGGACGCCGAGGATCACGCCGAGGAAGATGCCAAGTTCAACGAGCTGATCACCGCGCGCAACCAGGCGGACGGCCTGATCCACGGCATCGAGAAGTCCATGCGTGATCTGGGCGACAAGGTCACCGAAGACGAGAAGAAGCCGATCGACGAGGCCATCGCCGAGCTGCGTACCGCACTCGAAGGCGACGACAAGGACGAGATCGACGCCAAGACCCAGAAGCTGTCCGAAGCGTCGGCACCGGTCATGGAGAAGGTCTATGGTCAGGGTGCCGAAGGCGAGGCCGAGCAGGGCGCCGACGCCCAGGCGCAGGGCCAGGGTAGCCAGGACGATGACGTCGTCGATGCCGACTTCGAGGAAGTCAAGGAAGACGACAAGAAGTCCGGCACCAACTCGTAACGTCGGTTAATTCGACCCAGCAGCCGGGGTAACGCCAGCCGTTGCCCCGGCCTTTTTGGTTATAAGGTTTTCGATTCATGGCGAAACGCGATTACTACGAAGTGCTCGGTGTGTCCAAGGGCGCGGGCAAGGACGAGATCAAGAAGGCCTATCGACGGCTCGCGATGAAGAATCATCCGGATCGTAATCCGGACGATGCCGAGGCCGAGGCCCGTTTCAAGGAGGCCTCCGAGGCCTACGAGGTGCTGTCGGACGATCGCAAGCGCCAGGCCTACGACCAGTTCGGCCATGCCGGGCTGGGCGGCGCGGCCGGCGGGGGAGGCCCGGCGGGCGCCGGCGGGTTCGGCGATATCTTCGGCGATATCTTTTCTGACATTTTCGGCGGCGGCATGGGCGGTGGCCGGCAACGGGCCTCACGCGGTGCAGACCTGCGCTACGACCTCGATCTGGATCTGGAAACCGCGATCGACGGCGATACCGTCGAGATACGTATTCCCACGCTCGACGAGTGCGACGCCTGCGACGGCAGCGGTGCCGAGAAGGGCTCGCCCGTGGATACCTGCGGCACCTGTCAGGGTATGGGTCAGGTGCGTATCCAGCAGGGCTTTCTCTCGATTCAGCAGACCTGTCCGGATTGTCACGGAACCGGCAAGAAGGTCCGCAATCCCTGCCGGAAATGCCACGGCGAAGGGCGAGTGCAGTCATCCAAGACGCTGTCCGTCAAGGTGCCGCCGGGCGTGGACAACGGCGATCGCATCCGTCTCTCGGGCGAAGGCGAGGCCGGCGAGATGGGCGGTCCGGCGGGCGATCTGTATGTTCAGATCAACGTCAAGTCGCACGAGTTCTTCATACGCGATGGCAACAATCTGCGTGCGAACGTGCCGGTCGACATGATCACAGCAGCCCTCGGCGGGGAGATCGACGTGCCGACGCTCAAGGGCAAGGTGAGCCTTCGCATCCCCGCGGAGACCCAGTCGGGCAAAACGTTCCGTCTGCGTGGCAAGGGTGTGCAATCGGTGCGTACCTCCGCGCCTGGTGATCTGCTGGTCAAGGTCAGTGTGGAAACGCCGGTCAACCTCAACAGCAAGCAGAAGAAGCTGCTCGAAGAGCTGCGTGAAAGCATGGACGATAGCGGCCGCAGTCACAGCCCGGCCACGGCCAGCTGGCTGGATAAGGCCAAGCGCTTTTTCGGCGAACATCTGAGCTAGACAGCTCGCCCGCCGGTACGCCGCTCGTTTTCGGCCTCGTACGACTCGGAAGGCCCGCGGCAGGCGTGGTGAACGCGCATCGGCCCGGCTGACAAGCCGCCGGACCGTATATGGTTAATAACATCTTGTACGACACCGGGAGACAGGGTATGACACGGGTAGCCATCAACGGCGCTGCCGGGCGCATGGGTCGGGAATTGGCCGTGGCGTGCCTTCGCCGTGACGACCTGTCGCTGGCAGCGGCTTTCGAGGCGCCGGGCAGCGACTCGATCGGTCAGGATATCGGTCGGCTGGCCAACGGCGAGGATCTGGGCGTGGCCATCGCCTCGG from Salinisphaera sp. T31B1 encodes:
- a CDS encoding NAD(+) kinase; its protein translation is MAHEFETIGILAKKDGDSVRTTLHALVDDLLGRGKTVLVDDSHEDIADGIDRCPRISLGQRCDLVVVVGGDGTLLDAGRLVAATGTPLLGVNLGRLGFMVDVLPRDMRATLDDVFAGRYIAESRLMLSARIERASGQFEKDAFDAINECVIRNQAFARVLDFDTYMNGVFISHHRADGMVVATPTGSTAYALSGGGPVLHPGLNALALVPICPHTLSDRPLIVDADHRIEVHVANNLDGSALFTSDGQVTQALSGGDRVHIERAPHNLQLIHPPGYDYFNILRNKLQWGRGQQLA
- the grpE gene encoding nucleotide exchange factor GrpE translates to MSQQDTPKTPHGEQDSAAENAPQPDIEAVQDGTEDYVDAGGASADSLAETEELQAELDQARAEAAQYRDQAVRAAAEMENVRKRAARDVESARKFALEKFAADLLGVRDSLELGQQAAEEHSGDFDKLKEGMDMTARMLATSMEKAGIEPIDPQGESFDPEFHEAVSTQPTDDMAPNTVAAVMQKGYTLNGRVLRAAMVVVAKPAEKG
- the dnaK gene encoding molecular chaperone DnaK encodes the protein MGKIIGIDLGTTNSCVAILEGDQPKVIENAEGERTTPSVVAFTDDDQTLVGRPAKRQAVTNPTDTLYAIKRLIGRTFDDPTTQRDIETVPYKIVKSDNGDAWVEAGGKKMAPPEISAKVLQKMKSTAEDYLGEKVTEAVITVPAYFNDAQRQATKDAGRIAGLDVKRIINEPTAAALAYGMDKKGGDKKIAVYDLGGGTFDISIIEVAEVDGEHQFEVHATNGDTFLGGEDFDNKIIEHIAAEFEKEQGVDLRKDKLALQRLKEAAEKAKIELSSTQQTEINLPYVTADQSGPKHLNMKMTRAKLESLVEDLVARTIDPCRTALKDAGMKASDIDDVILVGGQTRMPAVQEAVKSFFGKDARKDVNPDEAVAVGAAIQGSVLSGDTKDVLLLDVTPLSLGIETLGGKMTKLIDKNTTIPTRKSETFSTAEDNQPAVTVHVLQGEREQASANKSLGRFDLSDIPPAPRGTPQIEVTFDIDANGILNVSAKDKATGKEQSIVIKASSGLSDDEIDQMVKDAEDHAEEDAKFNELITARNQADGLIHGIEKSMRDLGDKVTEDEKKPIDEAIAELRTALEGDDKDEIDAKTQKLSEASAPVMEKVYGQGAEGEAEQGADAQAQGQGSQDDDVVDADFEEVKEDDKKSGTNS
- the dnaJ gene encoding molecular chaperone DnaJ, with the translated sequence MAKRDYYEVLGVSKGAGKDEIKKAYRRLAMKNHPDRNPDDAEAEARFKEASEAYEVLSDDRKRQAYDQFGHAGLGGAAGGGGPAGAGGFGDIFGDIFSDIFGGGMGGGRQRASRGADLRYDLDLDLETAIDGDTVEIRIPTLDECDACDGSGAEKGSPVDTCGTCQGMGQVRIQQGFLSIQQTCPDCHGTGKKVRNPCRKCHGEGRVQSSKTLSVKVPPGVDNGDRIRLSGEGEAGEMGGPAGDLYVQINVKSHEFFIRDGNNLRANVPVDMITAALGGEIDVPTLKGKVSLRIPAETQSGKTFRLRGKGVQSVRTSAPGDLLVKVSVETPVNLNSKQKKLLEELRESMDDSGRSHSPATASWLDKAKRFFGEHLS